The Streptomyces sp. TLI_105 DNA segment CCCGCTCCTCTCGGCCACCGCCGGGCGCCGGCACGGTGCCGCCGGGGTCATCAGGGCCGCCGCCGTCCTCGTGGCCCTCGGCGCGCTCCTCGTCCTCCTCGCGCCGGACCTGCCCCTGGCGATCGCCGGGCGGGCCCTGGAGGCGGCCGGGGCTGCGGGCCTGAACGTCGCCGCGTTCCAGCTCGCCGGCCGGGACCGCTCGGGCCGGACACCGGGCCTGGTCGCGATCGGCAGCGCGGTCGGCGGCACCGCCGGCCTGTTCCTGGGGGCGGCGGCGGCCGGGGCGCTCGGCTGGCGCGCGGCCCTGGTCCTCCCGCTGCTCAGCCTGCTGTTCCTGCGCCCGGCGCTCCGCCTCGCGGGCGGGTCACCGGCGCCGGCGCCGGCGCCGGCGCCGGGCGACGACACCCCCCGTACCGCCGGAGACAGGGCCGGACCGCCCCTCGACATCCTCCGCGACCGCCGCTTCCTCGTCGCCTCCGGACTGATGCTGGCCCTCTCGACCGTCAACTTCGCCCTGCTGTACGCCGCTCCGCGCCGCGTCACCGCGCTCACCGGCTGGAGCGCGGTGGAGACGGGAGCCGCCGCGTCCGTCGCCGCGCTCGCCGGGGCGCTGCTGTCCTGGCAGCTGGTCCGCGCGGCCCCGAGGCTCGGCCCGGCCCGGCTGCGGGTGTTCCTCGCGCTCGGCTCGGCCGTGGCGCTCGTGCTCGCCGTGGCCGCGCCCTGGCCGGTGGCCGTCCTGCTCGGCTCGGGAGCGAGCGCGCTCGTCACGGCCGGCGGTCAGGGGCTGCTCACGGGCGCCGCGACCGGGGGCCTGCCGCCGGCCCGGCACGGTCTGGCGATCGGCCTGTTCAACCTGGCTTTCCTGATCGGCGTCGCGGCGGGCCCCGCCCTGGCGGCCTTTGCAGACCAAACCGTTCAGTTCATATAGTGGGAGCTCCAGCCGCCACCACCGAAGGACCGCCCATGGGAGCCGGAGCCGACGCACAGCACGCCGACGCGATCGACGAGTACGGCATCCCGATCATCCCGGACCCGGCGGACGCGGCCTCGCGCAAGCGCCAGGCGATCATCGACGCGGCGCTCGCGGAGTTCCTCGCGGAGGGGTACTCGGCGGCGTCCATGGACGCGATCACCCGTGGCTCCGGCGTCTCGAAGGCGACGATCTACAAGCACTTCGGCAGCAAGGAGCGCCTGTTCCTCGCCGTCATCGGCGGCGTCCTGCCGAAGACGTACGCCGATCTGGAGCCCTCCAACTCCACGATCGCCGACGCCCCCGACCTGCGGGCCGCGCTCGTCCGGCTCACCACCGACTGGACCCGGATCCTGCTGCGCCCCGACATCATGAAGCTGCGCCGTCTGGTCATCGGCGAGATCGACCGCTTCCCGCAGCTCGGCCAGCTCTGGTACCGGGTCAGCTACGACATGAACAACGGCCCGCTCGTCGAGGCCTTCACCGAGCTGAACGCGCGCGGCGTCCTCGACGCGCCCGACCCGGCGCTCGCCGTGCAGCAGCTGGTGGCGGCGACGGTGGGCGTGCCGCAGCTCGTCCGTACCTTCTCCCCCGACGCCGAGATCGACGAAGCGGAGCTGACGCAGGTGATCAGCTCGGGAGTGGATCTGTTCCTGGCCCGGTACGCGCGTTCCTGACGCTCCGTACCCACGCGAGGACCAGCAGGGCGAGCGCCCACGCCCCCGTCGTCAGCAGCTGCGTACGACTGGCGGCGTCCCCGAGCATGAACGCCAGCACCCCACCGACCCCCACGAGCGCGACGACCGCCCGTACGGAGGGGCCGCGCAGCCGCAGGTGGGAGGCGGCGATCAGCGCCCAGACGAGCAGGATCGCGGCGCCGATCGAGTCGAGGAGGAACGGGAAGACCGTACGCGGCCAGACCATGCTGAGCACGACGGAGACGAACCCGAACGCGGCGGAGGCGAGGACGGCGGCGTACGGGACGCCCGACCGCCCGAGCCGGCCGAGGGCGCGCGGCGCGTCGCCGCGTCCGACGAGGGCGTACAGCATGCGGGAGGAGCCGTAGACGTTGGCGTTCATCGCGGACAGGAGCGCCACGAGGACGACGGCCTTCATCAGGTCGGCGGCGCCGGGCACCCCGATCCGGCCCATGACGGCGGCGTAGGGGCCGTCGGCCACGGCCGGGTCGTTCCACGGGACGAGGGTGACGACGACGGCCATCGAGCCGAGGTAGCAGACCGCGACCCGCCACATCACGGCCCGGACGCCGGCCCGCACGGCGCGGACCGGGTCCTCGCACTCGGCGGCCGCGATGGTCACGGTCTCCAGGCCGCCGAAGGCGAAGACGGCGGCGACGATGCCGACGGCGACGCCGTGCCAGCCGTGCGGCAGGAAGCCGCCGTCGTGGAGGAGGTGCCCGGCCCCGGGCGAGGGGGCGCCGGGCATCAGCCCGAGGACCACGACCACGCCGAGCAGCAGGAATCCGCCGATGGCGGCGATCTTCAGGCCGGCGAACCAGAACTCCAGCTCGCCGAAGTTCCGTACGCCCGTGAGGTTGCTCGCGGTGAACACGCTCATGAAGACGGCGACCCACGCCCAGCCGGGCACGGCGGGCACCCAGCCGCCGACGACGTGCGCCGCCGCGACGGCCTCGGCGGCGACGCTCACGACGAGCAGCGCCCAGTACATCCACCCGGCCAGCAGCCCGGCCCACGGGCCGAACGCCCGCCGCGCGTGCTCCGCGAACGACCCGGTGACCGGGCGGTCCGCGGACATCTCCCCGAGCATCCGCATCACGAGCACGGTCAGCACCCCGGCGAGGACGTACGAGACGAGGATCCCGGGCCCGGCGGCCGCGATCCCGACCCCCGACCCGACGAACAGCCCGGCCCCGATGGCCCCACCCAACGCGATCATGGCCAGATGCCGCCGCCGCAGCCCTGCCCCGAGTCCCCGCCCTGCCACGATTCCCCCCGCATTCCGATCGACCAGCCCCGGAGCCTGACGCCTGACCCCGCCGGACGGCAAGCGGATCCCGTGGGGTGAGACGTCCCGGGGAGGAGGGAGGGGGCGGGACGACCCGCGCCCG contains these protein-coding regions:
- a CDS encoding TetR/AcrR family transcriptional regulator, producing MGAGADAQHADAIDEYGIPIIPDPADAASRKRQAIIDAALAEFLAEGYSAASMDAITRGSGVSKATIYKHFGSKERLFLAVIGGVLPKTYADLEPSNSTIADAPDLRAALVRLTTDWTRILLRPDIMKLRRLVIGEIDRFPQLGQLWYRVSYDMNNGPLVEAFTELNARGVLDAPDPALAVQQLVAATVGVPQLVRTFSPDAEIDEAELTQVISSGVDLFLARYARS
- a CDS encoding amino acid permease; amino-acid sequence: MIALGGAIGAGLFVGSGVGIAAAGPGILVSYVLAGVLTVLVMRMLGEMSADRPVTGSFAEHARRAFGPWAGLLAGWMYWALLVVSVAAEAVAAAHVVGGWVPAVPGWAWVAVFMSVFTASNLTGVRNFGELEFWFAGLKIAAIGGFLLLGVVVVLGLMPGAPSPGAGHLLHDGGFLPHGWHGVAVGIVAAVFAFGGLETVTIAAAECEDPVRAVRAGVRAVMWRVAVCYLGSMAVVVTLVPWNDPAVADGPYAAVMGRIGVPGAADLMKAVVLVALLSAMNANVYGSSRMLYALVGRGDAPRALGRLGRSGVPYAAVLASAAFGFVSVVLSMVWPRTVFPFLLDSIGAAILLVWALIAASHLRLRGPSVRAVVALVGVGGVLAFMLGDAASRTQLLTTGAWALALLVLAWVRSVRNARTGPGTDPLPS
- a CDS encoding MFS transporter, translating into MTALSTPPVPSPAARRAELRTGLLLAALAAPASMGVSGPSLALPEAARTLGVSPAAAAWLMTAFGLGMAVGTPLLSATAGRRHGAAGVIRAAAVLVALGALLVLLAPDLPLAIAGRALEAAGAAGLNVAAFQLAGRDRSGRTPGLVAIGSAVGGTAGLFLGAAAAGALGWRAALVLPLLSLLFLRPALRLAGGSPAPAPAPAPGDDTPRTAGDRAGPPLDILRDRRFLVASGLMLALSTVNFALLYAAPRRVTALTGWSAVETGAAASVAALAGALLSWQLVRAAPRLGPARLRVFLALGSAVALVLAVAAPWPVAVLLGSGASALVTAGGQGLLTGAATGGLPPARHGLAIGLFNLAFLIGVAAGPALAAFADQTVQFI